The following proteins are encoded in a genomic region of Arthrobacter jiangjiafuii:
- a CDS encoding YciI family protein, whose amino-acid sequence MSIFAVEYVYDADSAQIRDEHRPAHREWLAGLLEEGRVLASGPFKDGAGALLIFTAEDEVDLSSLLMKDPFAAVGAISGMKTTEWQPVIGPFAHLV is encoded by the coding sequence ATGAGTATTTTTGCAGTTGAGTACGTTTACGACGCCGATTCCGCCCAGATTCGGGACGAGCACCGCCCGGCTCACCGCGAGTGGCTGGCCGGCCTGCTCGAGGAAGGCCGTGTGCTGGCATCGGGTCCGTTCAAGGACGGGGCCGGTGCACTGCTGATTTTCACCGCCGAAGACGAGGTTGACCTCTCTTCACTGCTGATGAAGGACCCGTTCGCCGCCGTAGGCGCCATCTCCGGGATGAAGACCACGGAGTGGCAGCCCGTTATCGGACCATTTGCCCACCTGGTCTAA
- a CDS encoding sulfite exporter TauE/SafE family protein: protein MVSGLEEIQLATILLVVVAGLAAGWVDAVVGGGGLLQLPALLLIPGITPVQALATNKMGSIFGTTTSAITYYRRAHPDLRTALPMAGIALVGSFGGAVLATTLPSSVFKPIIVVALIAVAVFTATKPTVGELTKLRHQGRRHYGTAGAIGLVIGFYDGLIGPGTGSFLIISMVTFLGYNFLAASAKAKIVNMATNLGALAFFLPNGALLWGIGLILGLANMVGGYIGARMAVKQGSKFIRIVFLVVVSALICKLGYDVWVENIRG, encoded by the coding sequence GTGGTCTCCGGTCTCGAGGAGATCCAGCTTGCCACCATCCTCCTTGTGGTGGTGGCAGGCCTGGCCGCCGGCTGGGTGGACGCGGTGGTGGGCGGCGGCGGGCTGCTGCAGCTGCCCGCCCTGCTGCTGATTCCGGGGATCACACCGGTGCAGGCGCTGGCAACGAACAAGATGGGTTCCATCTTCGGCACCACCACCAGCGCCATCACGTATTACCGGCGCGCGCATCCGGATTTGCGCACCGCCCTGCCCATGGCCGGCATCGCGCTGGTTGGCAGCTTCGGGGGAGCCGTGCTGGCGACCACGCTGCCCTCCTCGGTGTTCAAGCCGATCATCGTGGTGGCGCTGATTGCCGTGGCTGTCTTCACCGCCACCAAGCCGACGGTCGGCGAGCTCACCAAGCTCCGTCACCAGGGGCGCCGGCACTACGGAACAGCCGGGGCCATCGGCCTCGTGATCGGGTTCTATGACGGGCTGATCGGACCGGGAACCGGGTCCTTCCTGATCATCTCCATGGTCACGTTCCTCGGATACAACTTCCTGGCCGCCAGCGCCAAGGCCAAAATCGTGAACATGGCCACCAACCTCGGCGCCCTGGCGTTCTTCCTGCCCAACGGCGCGCTGCTGTGGGGGATCGGCCTGATCCTGGGCCTGGCCAACATGGTGGGCGGCTACATCGGCGCGCGGATGGCCGTGAAGCAGGGCAGCAAGTTCATCCGGATCGTGTTCCTGGTGGTCGTTTCAGCCCTGATCTGCAAGCTGGGCTACGACGTGTGGGTGGAGAACATCCGCGGCTGA
- the ispG gene encoding flavodoxin-dependent (E)-4-hydroxy-3-methylbut-2-enyl-diphosphate synthase, producing MTSVNLGMPAAPPPTLAPRRKTRQIKVGSVGVGSDSPISVQSMTTTPTTDINATLQQIAELTASGCDIVRVACPSADDAAALPIIAKKSQIPVIADIHFQPKYVFAAIEAGCAAVRVNPGNIRKFDDQIKEIAQVAKDHGTSIRIGVNAGSLDPRLLAKYGKATPEALVESAVWEASLFEEHDFHDFKISVKHNDPVVMVRAYELLADRGDWPLHLGVTEAGPAFQGTIKSATAFGALLSQGIGDTIRVSLSAPPVEEIKVGNQILQSLNLRPRKLEIVSCPSCGRAQVDVYTLAEQVTAGLEGMEVPLRVAVMGCVVNGPGEAREADLGVASGNGKGQIFVKGEVIKTVPEDQIVETLIEEAMKIAESMGESDGENAGTGGPMVTVG from the coding sequence TTGACCTCGGTCAACCTTGGAATGCCAGCAGCCCCGCCGCCCACCCTCGCGCCGCGGCGCAAGACCCGCCAGATCAAGGTGGGGTCGGTCGGTGTCGGATCCGATTCGCCGATCAGTGTCCAGTCCATGACGACGACGCCGACCACGGATATCAACGCCACCCTGCAGCAGATTGCCGAGTTGACGGCATCGGGCTGCGACATCGTCCGTGTGGCCTGCCCCAGTGCCGACGACGCCGCGGCGCTGCCGATCATCGCGAAGAAGTCGCAGATCCCCGTGATCGCTGACATCCACTTCCAGCCGAAGTACGTGTTCGCCGCGATCGAAGCAGGCTGCGCCGCTGTCCGGGTAAACCCGGGCAACATCCGCAAGTTCGACGACCAGATCAAGGAAATCGCCCAGGTCGCCAAGGACCACGGCACCTCCATCCGCATTGGCGTCAACGCCGGGTCGCTGGATCCGCGGCTGCTGGCCAAGTACGGCAAGGCAACCCCGGAAGCACTGGTTGAATCCGCCGTCTGGGAAGCTTCCCTTTTCGAGGAACACGACTTCCACGACTTCAAGATCTCGGTCAAGCACAATGACCCGGTGGTCATGGTGCGCGCCTACGAGCTGCTGGCCGATCGCGGCGACTGGCCGCTGCACTTGGGCGTGACCGAAGCAGGTCCTGCCTTCCAGGGAACCATCAAGTCCGCCACCGCCTTTGGCGCCCTGCTCTCCCAGGGCATCGGCGACACCATCCGTGTTTCCCTCTCCGCCCCGCCGGTAGAGGAAATCAAGGTTGGCAACCAGATCCTGCAGTCGCTGAACCTGCGCCCGCGCAAACTCGAAATCGTGTCCTGCCCGTCCTGCGGCCGTGCCCAGGTGGACGTGTACACTCTCGCTGAGCAGGTGACGGCCGGTCTGGAAGGCATGGAGGTTCCCCTCCGCGTCGCAGTCATGGGTTGTGTCGTGAACGGACCGGGCGAGGCCCGTGAAGCTGACCTCGGCGTTGCTTCCGGCAACGGCAAGGGCCAGATCTTTGTGAAGGGGGAAGTCATCAAGACTGTCCCCGAAGACCAGATCGTTGAGACCCTCATTGAAGAGGCTATGAAGATCGCAGAGAGCATGGGGGAATCCGATGGCGAAAATGCTGGCACGGGTGGCCCCATGGTTACTGTCGGCTAA
- a CDS encoding GNAT family N-acetyltransferase, translating to MAPWLLSAKTGTAGRETDGIRGSSSGALRILDHADTAALWALAEADPVANIFVLSHLETTRTAAPTAAGGRVVGVFDGDELIAACWAGVNLVPVGVDADTGPEIGAFLARSGRRYSSIFGPSEAVLSIWSQLQFSSPQPFDVRSDQPLLQMTGTSQVSPAPGLRYAQPAELDVLLPACAAMFEEEVGYSPVSGGSHHYRQRVKSLIARQQSLVDFDASGQVVFKAELGTVSSSVVQIQGVWVNPSYRGRGLSAPYMSAVVEAARQVAPVVSLYVNAYNAPARATYETVGFEQVGTFATILF from the coding sequence GTGGCCCCATGGTTACTGTCGGCTAAGACAGGTACCGCAGGCCGCGAAACAGACGGGATCCGCGGCAGCAGCTCCGGCGCGCTCCGCATCCTGGACCACGCCGATACTGCTGCCCTCTGGGCTTTGGCCGAAGCCGATCCGGTCGCCAATATCTTCGTGTTGTCACATCTTGAAACGACCCGGACCGCCGCGCCCACCGCTGCCGGCGGCCGGGTCGTCGGCGTTTTTGACGGCGACGAGCTGATCGCGGCCTGCTGGGCCGGCGTCAATCTGGTGCCCGTCGGTGTGGACGCGGATACCGGGCCTGAGATCGGCGCGTTCCTTGCCCGCTCCGGCCGCCGCTACTCCTCTATTTTTGGACCCTCCGAAGCGGTGCTGTCCATCTGGTCCCAGCTGCAGTTCTCCAGTCCGCAGCCCTTTGACGTGCGCAGCGACCAGCCGCTGCTGCAGATGACAGGTACTTCGCAGGTCTCACCCGCCCCGGGTCTGCGTTACGCCCAGCCCGCTGAGCTGGACGTCCTGCTGCCGGCCTGCGCCGCGATGTTCGAGGAGGAAGTGGGTTATTCGCCGGTCTCCGGCGGCAGCCATCATTACCGGCAGCGGGTCAAGTCCCTGATTGCCCGGCAGCAGTCACTGGTGGACTTCGACGCTTCAGGCCAGGTGGTCTTCAAGGCAGAACTGGGCACTGTCTCCAGCTCTGTGGTGCAGATCCAGGGCGTCTGGGTGAATCCCTCCTACCGCGGACGGGGACTGAGCGCGCCCTATATGTCGGCCGTGGTGGAGGCTGCACGGCAGGTCGCGCCGGTGGTCAGCCTGTACGTCAACGCGTACAACGCCCCCGCCCGCGCCACGTACGAAACCGTGGGCTTCGAGCAGGTGGGGACCTTCGCGACCATCCTTTTCTGA
- a CDS encoding proline--tRNA ligase, whose amino-acid sequence MVLRLSNLFLRTLRDDPSDAEVASHRLLVRAGYIRRAAPGIYSWLPLGLRVLGKVETIIREEMAAIGAQEVHFPALLPREPYEATNRWTEYGENLFRLQDRKGNDYLLAPTHEEMFALLVKDLYSSYKDLPVSLFQIQNKYRDEARPRAGLLRGREFIMKDSYSFDIDDDGLEASYQAHRGAYLRIFERLGLEIVVVSAVSGAMGGSKSEEFLHPTPVGEDTYVRSAGGYAANVEAVTSVAPAPIDFTGAPEAKVVDTPDTPTIETLVADVNARFPREAGEWTAADTLKNVVLAVKLPTGERRIVVVGVPGDRAVDLKRIEANIASHVEIGGELEVEAASDEDIKKHPGLVKGYIGPGLSVEEPVLGTESATGLLYLVDPRVVSGTSWITGANQAGKHVIGLVAGRDFTWDGVIEAVEVREGDEAPDGSGPLEAARGIEMGHIFQLGRKYAEALGVKVLDKNGKLVTVTMGSYGVGVTRAVAALAESNHDDKGIIWPRAVAPADVHVVATGRGEEIFAAAATLSEELEAAGLEVIYDDRPKVSPGVKFGDAELIGVPTILVVGRGLADGVVEIKDRATGVAENVPVAEAVEYVRRVAAQ is encoded by the coding sequence GTGGTCCTTCGACTTTCCAATCTTTTCCTGCGTACCCTGCGCGACGACCCCTCCGATGCCGAGGTTGCCAGCCACCGCCTGCTGGTGCGGGCCGGTTACATCCGCCGCGCCGCCCCCGGCATCTACTCCTGGCTGCCGCTGGGCCTGCGCGTGCTGGGCAAGGTCGAGACCATCATCCGCGAGGAGATGGCCGCCATCGGCGCCCAGGAAGTCCACTTCCCGGCGCTGCTGCCGCGCGAACCCTACGAAGCCACCAACCGCTGGACCGAGTACGGCGAAAACCTGTTCCGCCTGCAGGACCGCAAGGGCAACGATTACCTGCTGGCCCCCACGCATGAGGAAATGTTCGCGCTGCTGGTCAAGGACCTGTACAGCTCGTACAAGGACCTGCCGGTCTCCCTGTTCCAGATCCAGAACAAGTACCGCGACGAAGCCCGGCCGCGCGCCGGCCTGCTGCGCGGCCGCGAATTCATCATGAAGGACTCCTACTCCTTCGACATTGACGACGACGGCCTGGAGGCCAGCTACCAGGCCCACCGCGGTGCCTACCTGCGCATCTTCGAGCGCCTCGGCCTGGAGATCGTGGTCGTGTCCGCTGTGTCCGGCGCCATGGGCGGGTCCAAGAGCGAGGAATTCCTGCACCCGACACCGGTCGGCGAGGACACCTACGTCCGGTCCGCCGGCGGCTACGCAGCCAACGTCGAGGCCGTGACCAGCGTCGCCCCGGCCCCCATCGACTTCACCGGTGCCCCGGAAGCGAAGGTTGTCGACACTCCCGACACCCCGACCATCGAGACCCTGGTCGCCGACGTCAATGCCCGCTTCCCGCGTGAAGCCGGCGAATGGACTGCGGCTGACACGCTGAAGAACGTCGTCCTGGCCGTGAAGCTGCCCACGGGCGAACGCCGGATCGTCGTCGTCGGCGTTCCCGGAGACCGTGCCGTGGACCTCAAGCGCATCGAAGCGAACATTGCCTCACATGTCGAGATCGGCGGCGAGCTCGAAGTCGAGGCGGCCTCCGACGAAGACATCAAGAAGCATCCGGGCCTGGTCAAGGGCTACATCGGCCCGGGCCTGTCCGTTGAGGAACCGGTCCTCGGCACCGAATCCGCCACCGGTCTGCTGTACCTGGTGGACCCGCGCGTTGTCTCGGGCACCAGCTGGATCACCGGCGCCAACCAGGCCGGCAAGCACGTCATCGGCCTCGTGGCCGGGCGCGACTTCACTTGGGACGGCGTCATTGAGGCCGTGGAGGTCCGCGAGGGCGACGAGGCTCCGGACGGCTCCGGTCCGCTCGAAGCGGCCCGCGGCATCGAAATGGGCCACATCTTCCAGCTCGGCCGCAAGTACGCGGAGGCCCTGGGCGTGAAGGTCCTGGACAAGAACGGCAAGCTGGTCACCGTGACCATGGGCTCCTACGGCGTGGGTGTCACCCGCGCCGTCGCCGCCCTGGCCGAGTCCAACCACGACGATAAGGGCATCATCTGGCCGCGCGCCGTCGCTCCGGCCGATGTCCATGTGGTGGCCACCGGCCGCGGCGAGGAAATCTTCGCAGCTGCCGCCACCCTGTCCGAGGAACTCGAAGCCGCGGGCCTGGAAGTCATTTACGATGACCGCCCCAAGGTCTCTCCCGGCGTGAAGTTCGGCGACGCCGAGCTGATCGGCGTCCCCACCATCCTGGTGGTCGGCCGCGGGCTGGCCGACGGCGTCGTCGAGATCAAGGACCGTGCCACCGGCGTTGCCGAAAACGTGCCGGTGGCCGAAGCGGTGGAGTACGTGCGCCGTGTAGCAGCGCAGTAG
- the rimP gene encoding ribosome maturation factor RimP: protein MAVRPSPKKDTSSDYRKKAMHAEITAETQRLKNFLAPTVEQQQLFLEDIEIKMAGANRTVHVIVDLPEGEAGGVSLDRISDVAHAISEAMDADPHDDGRPYSLEVSSPGVSRPLTAPRHWRRNVGRMVSVNVLTGDDVMGRLVSVDDHGITLIPELPVKKGMKPKQGEQRTLPFENIRKGRVEVEFAHIEDVPLDGIADSDEEPTAEEA from the coding sequence ATGGCGGTTCGGCCCAGCCCCAAAAAAGACACGTCATCGGATTACCGCAAGAAGGCCATGCACGCAGAAATCACCGCTGAAACCCAGCGCCTCAAGAACTTCCTCGCTCCCACGGTTGAACAGCAGCAGCTTTTCCTCGAGGACATCGAGATCAAAATGGCAGGTGCCAACCGCACCGTACACGTCATTGTCGACCTTCCCGAAGGTGAAGCCGGCGGCGTCAGCCTCGACCGCATCTCCGACGTCGCGCACGCAATTTCCGAAGCCATGGATGCAGATCCGCACGACGACGGCCGGCCCTACAGCCTCGAGGTCTCGTCTCCCGGTGTTTCGCGCCCGTTGACAGCGCCGCGCCACTGGCGCCGCAACGTCGGGCGCATGGTCAGCGTCAACGTCCTGACCGGCGACGACGTCATGGGCCGCCTGGTGTCCGTAGACGACCACGGCATCACCCTGATCCCCGAACTGCCGGTCAAGAAGGGCATGAAGCCGAAGCAGGGCGAGCAGAGGACCCTGCCCTTCGAGAACATCCGCAAGGGACGCGTTGAAGTCGAATTCGCGCATATCGAAGATGTACCGCTGGACGGCATCGCCGACAGTGATGAAGAACCCACAGCTGAGGAGGCCTAG
- the nusA gene encoding transcription termination factor NusA, with protein sequence MDIDMSALRLLEREREIPLDLLVPTIEQALLVAYHKTAGAQDKARAEVDRKNGHVTIWATEVDDDGEAVGEFDDTPTGFGRIAASTARQIILQRLRDVEDDAIVGEFKGREGEIVSGQIQQGNNPHMIQVNLGAVEALLPPTEQVPGEKYTHGSRIRAFVVDVRRGFKGPSITLSRSHPGLVRKLFELEVPEIADGSVEIVALAREAGHRTKIAVKGNVSGINAKGACIGEMGSRVRAVMTELHDEKIDIVDYSDDPATFIGNSLSPSRVTSVTITDEDTRSARVVVPDYQLSLAIGKEGQNARLAAKLTGWRIDIVSDAKSA encoded by the coding sequence ATGGATATTGATATGAGTGCGCTGAGGCTGCTGGAACGCGAACGGGAGATCCCCTTGGATCTGCTGGTTCCGACCATCGAGCAGGCGCTTTTGGTGGCTTACCACAAGACCGCCGGCGCGCAGGACAAAGCCCGTGCCGAGGTGGACCGCAAGAATGGCCACGTCACCATTTGGGCTACGGAAGTGGACGACGACGGCGAGGCCGTGGGCGAGTTCGACGACACCCCCACCGGTTTTGGCCGTATTGCCGCAAGCACCGCCCGCCAGATCATCCTGCAGCGGCTGCGCGACGTCGAAGACGACGCCATCGTCGGTGAGTTCAAGGGCCGTGAGGGAGAAATCGTCTCCGGGCAGATCCAGCAGGGCAACAACCCGCACATGATTCAGGTGAACCTGGGTGCCGTGGAGGCACTGCTGCCTCCCACGGAGCAGGTCCCCGGTGAGAAGTACACGCACGGTTCCCGGATCCGGGCCTTCGTGGTGGACGTCCGCCGCGGTTTCAAGGGCCCGTCCATCACCCTGTCCCGCTCCCACCCGGGCCTGGTCCGGAAGCTCTTCGAGCTGGAAGTTCCTGAAATCGCCGACGGAAGCGTCGAGATTGTTGCGCTGGCCCGCGAAGCCGGCCACCGCACCAAGATCGCGGTAAAGGGCAATGTCTCCGGCATCAACGCCAAGGGCGCCTGCATCGGTGAAATGGGTTCGCGTGTCCGCGCCGTCATGACGGAACTGCACGACGAGAAGATCGACATCGTGGACTACAGCGATGATCCGGCCACCTTCATCGGCAATTCACTCTCGCCGTCGCGCGTGACTTCCGTCACCATCACGGATGAGGACACCCGTTCGGCGCGCGTTGTTGTTCCCGACTACCAGCTCTCTCTGGCAATCGGCAAGGAAGGGCAGAATGCCCGCCTCGCCGCGAAGCTGACCGGCTGGCGGATCGACATCGTCTCCGACGCCAAGAGCGCCTAA
- a CDS encoding YlxR family protein, with translation MYEAGSPSAFPTSSAASGAAVHIPQRTCIGCRKKDDQAVLIRLVGVESDGRIAVHIDEHRRMSGRGAWVHRGSACFAAALRRRAFNRAFRGQVDTADAEAWFKALESAPSGSGLETVQPESGSEI, from the coding sequence ATGTATGAGGCCGGGTCACCATCCGCTTTCCCAACATCCTCTGCAGCCTCAGGCGCTGCAGTGCATATCCCACAGAGGACATGCATCGGATGCAGGAAAAAGGATGACCAGGCCGTTCTGATACGGCTGGTTGGCGTCGAGTCGGATGGCAGGATTGCCGTCCACATCGACGAACACCGCCGTATGTCTGGCCGCGGGGCCTGGGTGCACCGCGGATCAGCATGCTTTGCAGCAGCGCTTCGGCGACGTGCGTTCAATCGGGCCTTTCGGGGCCAGGTGGATACCGCGGATGCGGAAGCTTGGTTCAAGGCTCTTGAGTCGGCTCCGTCCGGGAGCGGGCTCGAAACCGTCCAACCTGAAAGCGGGTCAGAAATCTGA
- a CDS encoding DUF4439 domain-containing protein, producing MRRTTLLLVLTAVVLSLGLVAGNGSGDGRAANFSEIAQTDARAAAVELSRQARALAADPAGVPKVIAAELEGQADVLADQSILLVRPGSLRSGALPFPDAAQTPSAPAEAYIQALTASARASLDAAVRADPGTARLLASTGAAQQVLAARAAEAAGIAAPGRWLPVAPTAATPDCAPEAAGSDPADTGTSGAQSPAGQPAEAPVPTAATSGPEAPAPDAAAALQAVVDTEFGAAYAYEVAMARTTGLAAAELLEEKREAHLAAGDQAVDLLPQVCLPALTPTPAYALPASFGADPAGALADLEAATPGVYADLSSLGNGTVRAWAVERLAGLSLDLYTDTRSVPASPGLEAQPAGLPWIAGTA from the coding sequence GTGAGGCGTACCACTCTGTTGCTGGTGCTGACCGCCGTGGTATTGAGCCTGGGCCTGGTCGCAGGCAACGGTTCCGGCGACGGCCGAGCCGCCAACTTCTCCGAGATCGCGCAGACCGATGCCCGCGCCGCCGCAGTGGAACTCTCGCGGCAGGCCCGCGCCCTGGCCGCGGACCCGGCGGGAGTGCCTAAGGTCATTGCGGCCGAGTTGGAAGGCCAGGCGGATGTGCTGGCAGACCAGTCGATCCTGCTGGTCCGGCCCGGCAGCCTCCGCAGCGGCGCGCTGCCCTTTCCCGATGCGGCGCAAACCCCGTCCGCACCCGCCGAGGCCTACATTCAGGCCCTGACCGCCTCCGCCCGGGCCAGCCTCGATGCCGCAGTGCGCGCCGATCCCGGAACCGCACGCCTGCTGGCCTCGACCGGGGCCGCCCAGCAGGTGCTGGCAGCCCGGGCCGCCGAAGCCGCCGGGATAGCTGCTCCGGGTCGCTGGCTGCCCGTTGCCCCGACAGCCGCAACTCCGGACTGCGCCCCGGAAGCGGCTGGCAGCGATCCAGCCGACACCGGAACATCCGGAGCGCAGTCCCCGGCCGGGCAGCCCGCCGAGGCGCCGGTTCCCACCGCAGCCACCTCGGGTCCGGAAGCACCTGCCCCTGACGCCGCAGCAGCACTCCAGGCCGTTGTGGACACGGAGTTCGGTGCCGCCTACGCCTACGAGGTGGCCATGGCCCGCACCACCGGTTTGGCTGCTGCCGAGCTGCTGGAGGAGAAGCGGGAGGCCCATCTGGCTGCCGGAGACCAGGCTGTGGACCTGCTGCCCCAGGTCTGCCTGCCGGCGCTGACCCCAACACCGGCCTATGCCCTGCCGGCGTCCTTCGGTGCGGATCCGGCCGGGGCGCTGGCGGATCTGGAAGCGGCAACGCCCGGCGTGTACGCGGATCTGTCGTCGCTGGGCAACGGCACCGTCCGTGCCTGGGCCGTTGAACGGCTGGCCGGGCTGAGCCTGGACCTGTACACGGACACCCGCAGTGTCCCCGCCTCCCCCGGCCTCGAGGCCCAGCCTGCGGGACTGCCGTGGATAGCCGGCACGGCCTAG
- a CDS encoding aminoglycoside phosphotransferase family protein, protein MELSIPAELRQRYSRDRSGQRWLAALPRLVAEAVERWDLALTLPAGSGPWSGQGALVLPVDSPHGAAVLKVAYPHDEALTEPAALGLWGGHGAVALYASHTDSGTLLLERLDPLRTLAGANMDTAVQVWGGLVRKLSLPAADSPGWAGVPSLAERAEQLSDELPADWEDLGRPCERRLLEAALEVCQTRGAVGRRSSNDVLVHTDLHFGNILYRGGASGEPSGFVAIDPQAMVGEAEFAAAPMLWNRLEDLAPARPEAALRERLARLCGAAGLDTEAARAWSVLREVDNALDYTRAGRRKDAERSVWVATAIAG, encoded by the coding sequence GTGGAGCTGAGCATTCCAGCGGAACTGCGCCAGCGGTACAGCCGCGACCGTTCCGGGCAGCGGTGGCTGGCCGCCCTTCCGCGGCTCGTGGCAGAGGCCGTGGAGCGCTGGGACCTGGCCCTGACACTGCCCGCGGGGAGCGGGCCCTGGTCGGGGCAGGGTGCCCTGGTCCTGCCGGTTGACTCTCCACACGGCGCTGCCGTGCTCAAGGTTGCCTATCCCCATGATGAGGCCCTCACCGAGCCTGCCGCGCTGGGCCTGTGGGGCGGGCATGGTGCCGTGGCGCTCTATGCCAGCCACACCGACAGCGGCACCCTGCTCCTGGAGCGGCTGGACCCCCTGCGGACTCTCGCCGGCGCCAACATGGATACCGCGGTCCAGGTCTGGGGAGGACTGGTACGCAAGCTCTCACTGCCAGCCGCCGACTCCCCCGGCTGGGCCGGTGTCCCCTCCCTCGCCGAGCGGGCCGAGCAGCTTAGTGATGAGCTGCCTGCCGATTGGGAGGACCTGGGCCGGCCCTGTGAACGCCGCCTGTTGGAAGCCGCCCTGGAGGTGTGCCAGACCCGCGGGGCGGTGGGACGGCGCAGCAGCAACGATGTGCTGGTCCACACCGACCTGCACTTCGGCAATATCCTGTACCGCGGTGGTGCTTCCGGCGAACCGTCCGGGTTCGTGGCCATCGATCCGCAGGCCATGGTGGGGGAAGCCGAATTTGCTGCCGCACCGATGCTGTGGAACCGGCTCGAGGATCTGGCCCCGGCCCGTCCGGAGGCGGCACTGCGGGAGCGGCTGGCCCGGCTCTGCGGCGCAGCCGGCCTGGACACCGAGGCCGCGCGGGCCTGGAGCGTGCTCCGGGAAGTGGACAACGCCCTGGATTACACCCGGGCGGGCCGGCGCAAGGATGCGGAGCGGTCGGTCTGGGTGGCCACCGCGATCGCCGGCTAA